From a single Pseudobutyrivibrio xylanivorans genomic region:
- the cobK gene encoding precorrin-6A reductase: MKKVIIFGGTTEGRRLAEMLVNAKVSCVYCVATEYGKQPVMESDYLHVHQGRMDAAQMADLYRQQEPDAIVDATHPFAEIVKQEILESVFAYKEVPFFRLARDEEEGLDLSNCFFFDNNEECIRALKNTTGKVFLTTGSKELKAFCNDEELRERLVARVIPSEESLKICYDNGLKGSQIIAMQGPFTAGMNLAFLKECDAKVLVMKEGGKSSGQRERIVAANRLGVKVFLLKRPEENMQALDFNQVKSALFDLFDIKEDGQKITPDKKLLVTLAGFGMGFGTITSEVQVAINEADYIFGASRMLVGIDRDCKKYPYYLAKDIVPVLEQLASEIKYGVKKAVILFSGDTGFYSGSKKLIAAVEKLDYCTTKVLPGISSISALASKLNESWQDAVILSTHGVEDSYWKPRLVEAVTYNEKVFALTSGNTDIRTIGEMLINLTESTGAKFHIFAGTNLYSNEKIVSLTPEKCSVFNEDGLCTILIKNTNAISKPCAPGLTDDSFIREQVPMSKEEIRELSICKLRPGKNAVIYDVGSGTGSVAVELGLLDSSISVYAIELKPEACTLIRKNVSKFNLNNVSVIEGAAPDALEGLPIPSHVFIGGSGGRLDEIIATLKALNSPIRVVINSVTMETSAEIYNVTKKHQIKGADIVQVCVSKGKKAGDYTVMQGLNPVYIATFEL; the protein is encoded by the coding sequence ATGAAAAAGGTTATCATTTTCGGTGGAACAACAGAGGGTAGACGACTGGCTGAGATGCTGGTTAACGCCAAGGTTTCCTGCGTGTATTGTGTGGCAACTGAGTACGGCAAGCAGCCTGTGATGGAGTCTGACTATCTCCATGTGCATCAGGGGCGAATGGATGCAGCTCAGATGGCAGATCTTTATCGTCAGCAGGAACCGGATGCAATTGTAGATGCGACCCATCCTTTTGCAGAAATAGTAAAACAGGAAATATTAGAAAGTGTCTTTGCTTACAAGGAGGTACCTTTCTTCAGGCTCGCTCGCGACGAAGAGGAGGGCTTGGATTTAAGCAATTGCTTCTTTTTTGATAATAATGAAGAATGCATTCGAGCTCTGAAAAATACTACTGGCAAAGTTTTTCTTACAACAGGTAGCAAAGAGTTAAAGGCATTTTGTAACGATGAAGAACTTAGAGAGCGCCTTGTTGCCAGGGTGATTCCTAGTGAGGAAAGCTTGAAAATCTGCTATGACAATGGATTGAAGGGCAGCCAGATTATTGCTATGCAGGGACCGTTTACTGCAGGAATGAATTTGGCCTTTTTAAAGGAATGTGATGCCAAGGTCCTGGTGATGAAAGAGGGCGGTAAGTCCAGCGGGCAGCGGGAGAGAATTGTTGCAGCTAATAGGCTTGGCGTGAAGGTCTTTCTTTTAAAACGACCAGAAGAAAATATGCAGGCCCTGGATTTCAATCAGGTGAAGTCTGCACTTTTTGATTTGTTTGATATTAAGGAAGATGGTCAGAAGATTACCCCAGATAAAAAGCTGCTTGTTACTCTGGCAGGCTTTGGAATGGGATTTGGTACAATTACCAGCGAGGTTCAGGTGGCAATCAATGAAGCGGACTATATCTTTGGAGCTTCGAGAATGCTGGTTGGAATTGACAGAGATTGCAAGAAATATCCATATTATCTTGCGAAGGATATTGTGCCTGTTTTGGAGCAGCTTGCCAGTGAGATAAAGTATGGTGTAAAGAAAGCAGTCATATTATTCTCGGGAGATACAGGCTTTTATAGCGGCTCAAAGAAGCTGATTGCGGCGGTTGAAAAGTTGGATTACTGCACTACCAAGGTGCTTCCAGGAATATCTTCTATTAGTGCACTGGCTTCAAAGCTCAATGAAAGCTGGCAGGATGCTGTAATCCTCAGCACTCACGGAGTGGAGGATTCCTATTGGAAGCCTCGTCTTGTGGAGGCTGTGACCTACAATGAGAAGGTGTTTGCCCTTACCTCTGGAAATACAGATATTAGAACCATAGGAGAGATGCTTATAAACTTGACTGAAAGTACTGGGGCAAAATTCCATATTTTTGCAGGCACAAATCTATATTCAAATGAAAAAATAGTAAGCCTCACCCCTGAAAAATGCTCTGTTTTCAATGAGGATGGACTGTGTACAATTCTCATTAAAAATACAAATGCTATATCAAAGCCATGCGCCCCAGGTTTGACTGATGACAGCTTCATTAGGGAGCAGGTCCCAATGTCAAAGGAGGAAATCAGAGAGCTTTCTATCTGTAAACTCAGACCAGGAAAGAACGCTGTGATTTACGATGTGGGCAGTGGAACAGGTTCTGTTGCGGTGGAGCTTGGTCTTTTGGATTCAAGCATATCCGTATATGCGATAGAACTTAAGCCTGAGGCTTGCACATTAATTCGTAAAAACGTATCAAAGTTTAATCTTAACAATGTTTCAGTAATCGAAGGCGCGGCACCTGATGCACTTGAAGGATTGCCTATACCGTCACATGTATTTATCGGAGGCAGTGGAGGCCGGCTTGATGAAATAATTGCAACGTTAAAAGCATTGAATTCTCCAATCCGAGTGGTTATCAACTCAGTAACTATGGAGACCAGTGCTGAGATATACAATGTTACCAAGAAACATCAGATTAAGGGTGCAGACATAGTTCAGGTTTGCGTAAGCAAGGGTAAGAAAGCTGGAGACTATACTGTGATGCAAGGACTTAATCCGGTTTATATTGCCACATTTGAATTGTAG
- the cobJ gene encoding precorrin-3B C(17)-methyltransferase, whose product MAGHIYIIGMGPGEKSAMSEEAYACMEKSDVIVGYTVYIDLVKDYFKEKEFFTTPMKQEIERCRACFEFALSGKDVAFICSGDAGVYGMAAPMFELLPEYVNTNSDFTEDNISVIPGVTAAISGAAVLGAPINHDFCVISLSDLLTPWEAIERRIRCAIEGDFAIALYNPSSHKRHDYLQKACDIMLSSGAKENRACGYVENIGREGERAVTCTLLELRTTSVNMFTTVFIGNSNTKIINNRLVTPRGYKL is encoded by the coding sequence ATGGCAGGACATATTTATATAATCGGAATGGGACCAGGCGAGAAATCAGCAATGTCTGAGGAAGCATACGCCTGCATGGAAAAGTCGGATGTTATTGTGGGTTACACTGTCTACATTGATTTGGTGAAGGATTATTTCAAAGAGAAGGAATTTTTCACCACACCTATGAAGCAGGAGATTGAACGATGCAGGGCATGCTTTGAGTTTGCTCTTTCAGGCAAGGATGTTGCTTTTATTTGTAGTGGCGATGCAGGTGTTTATGGCATGGCGGCACCAATGTTTGAGCTTTTGCCAGAATACGTAAATACGAATTCGGATTTCACAGAGGATAATATTTCGGTAATCCCAGGTGTTACAGCAGCAATATCTGGCGCAGCTGTTTTAGGTGCGCCTATCAATCATGATTTTTGTGTAATTAGTTTGAGCGATTTGCTGACACCTTGGGAGGCAATTGAAAGACGTATTCGCTGCGCAATTGAGGGGGATTTTGCCATTGCTCTTTATAATCCAAGCAGTCATAAGCGGCACGATTATTTGCAGAAGGCCTGCGACATTATGCTTTCCTCAGGTGCAAAGGAAAACAGAGCCTGTGGATATGTTGAGAACATTGGTCGTGAGGGAGAGAGGGCTGTCACATGCACCCTTTTGGAACTTAGGACAACAAGTGTTAATATGTTTACAACAGTATTTATTGGAAATTCCAACACGAAGATTATCAATAACAGATTGGTTACGCCTAGAGGGTATAAACTATGA
- a CDS encoding cobalt-precorrin 5A hydrolase, with protein MIILRVVYFTDNGKKVAEKLKGPFYIETKPEDISLSDWTRDCFDMHLPVVFISSVGIAVRTIAPFITSKLKDSPVIVIDELGKNVIPILSGHFGGANELARVIAKEIAATPVITTATDLNNVFAVDVFAKKNGLRICDKSKIKEVSGKALRGEELEIIQKDEEIIIEGLKLIPKRLILGIGCKKGKTFEDIKAFVNMYYSDEELEENLYGIASIDVKSEEVGLVKLAEFYGVPFVTFSSDELEAVEGDFNESSFVKEQVGVGNVCERSALLLAGEGGNLAMNKTASDGITLAAAVRFNIVLVW; from the coding sequence ATGATTATATTAAGAGTAGTTTATTTTACAGATAATGGAAAAAAGGTGGCGGAAAAACTAAAAGGCCCTTTTTATATTGAAACAAAGCCAGAAGATATATCGCTTTCCGATTGGACCAGGGACTGCTTTGATATGCATTTGCCAGTAGTTTTCATTAGTTCTGTTGGGATCGCGGTGAGAACGATTGCACCTTTTATTACAAGCAAACTGAAGGACAGCCCTGTCATTGTTATAGATGAGCTTGGGAAAAATGTTATTCCAATTCTATCTGGCCATTTTGGAGGTGCAAATGAATTGGCGCGTGTTATCGCAAAAGAAATTGCTGCGACTCCAGTGATTACCACTGCCACGGATTTGAATAACGTATTTGCGGTTGATGTTTTTGCAAAGAAAAATGGACTTCGTATATGCGATAAAAGCAAAATAAAAGAAGTCTCAGGAAAGGCCCTTCGGGGAGAAGAACTAGAAATTATCCAAAAGGATGAGGAGATAATCATCGAAGGTCTAAAGCTGATTCCAAAGAGGCTTATCCTTGGTATTGGCTGCAAAAAGGGAAAGACCTTTGAAGACATAAAAGCATTCGTAAATATGTATTATTCAGATGAAGAGCTGGAGGAAAACTTATATGGGATAGCCTCTATTGATGTGAAATCAGAGGAGGTAGGACTGGTGAAGCTGGCAGAATTTTATGGTGTTCCTTTTGTAACTTTTTCTTCGGATGAATTGGAGGCAGTGGAAGGGGATTTTAATGAATCATCCTTTGTAAAAGAACAGGTTGGCGTTGGAAATGTGTGTGAGCGCTCGGCGCTTCTTTTAGCCGGAGAGGGCGGGAATTTAGCTATGAATAAAACTGCCTCAGATGGAATAACACTTGCGGCAGCAGTTAGATTTAACATTGTTTTAGTATGGTAG
- the cobM gene encoding precorrin-4 C(11)-methyltransferase encodes MSKVTSRNKVYFVGAGCGAADLITVRGAKLLGLADVIIYAGSLVNPELLEYAKKDCEIYNSATMTLEEVMEIIVNANQEGKMVVRLHTGEPSIYGAVQEQMHILDEKGIDYESCPGVSACFGAAASLNLEYTLPDVSQSLIITRMEGRTAVPEGESIESFAAHGATMAIYLSTGMLEELQERLLKGGYDKNTPAAIVYKASWPEEEKYICTVGTLANTAKAKNIKNLAVILVGDVIAKSNYSLSKLYDKDFETGFRTPH; translated from the coding sequence ATGTCTAAAGTGACATCTCGCAATAAAGTATATTTCGTAGGGGCAGGCTGCGGAGCAGCAGACCTGATAACAGTGAGAGGAGCAAAGCTTTTAGGGCTGGCGGATGTGATAATTTATGCAGGCTCGTTGGTAAATCCTGAATTGCTTGAATATGCAAAAAAGGATTGCGAAATATATAATAGCGCAACCATGACTTTAGAAGAGGTTATGGAAATTATCGTAAATGCGAATCAGGAAGGAAAGATGGTTGTACGTCTTCATACTGGTGAACCTAGTATTTACGGAGCTGTTCAGGAACAGATGCATATTCTGGATGAAAAGGGCATAGACTATGAAAGCTGTCCTGGAGTAAGCGCTTGCTTTGGAGCGGCAGCAAGTCTTAACTTGGAGTATACTCTCCCGGATGTGAGTCAGTCATTGATTATTACAAGAATGGAAGGCAGGACTGCTGTACCTGAAGGGGAGAGCATTGAAAGCTTTGCAGCCCATGGAGCGACCATGGCAATCTATCTTTCAACTGGTATGCTTGAGGAACTTCAGGAGCGTCTGCTCAAGGGAGGCTATGATAAGAATACGCCAGCAGCGATTGTCTATAAGGCAAGCTGGCCGGAAGAGGAAAAATATATTTGCACAGTTGGAACCCTGGCAAACACTGCGAAGGCCAAGAATATCAAAAATCTGGCAGTGATTTTGGTTGGGGATGTGATAGCAAAGTCTAATTATTCTTTGAGCAAGCTGTATGATAAGGATTTTGAGACTGGATTTCGAACACCACATTAA
- the cbiD gene encoding cobalt-precorrin-5B (C(1))-methyltransferase CbiD, giving the protein MRKGFTTGSCAAAAAKAAAYMLLSGKEKNRIEIETPAGVMFDAEIVDVVRGVSQVSCAVIKDGGDDPDVTTGAHVVAVVSVASQSSEALAAEPAVEIDGGFGVGRVTLPGLDQPVGNAAINSVPRFMIEKEVLEVCRLLDFNGVLKVEISVPEGEELAGHTFNPRLGITGGISILGTTGIVEPMSAKALIDTIYVELKQKKELGYTIAIVTPGNYGLKFMKETYDYDLDKSVKCSNFIGETVDMACLLGFEKLLITGHVGKLIKVAGGIMNTHSHEADSRMEILAACALKAGADAKLALKILDCLNTEEAMKLVEEAGLLESTMKIALEKILFYLDFRAQGRIKVECVLYSNEFGILAESEGVKECLK; this is encoded by the coding sequence TTGAGAAAAGGCTTTACAACTGGGAGCTGTGCTGCGGCTGCTGCGAAGGCAGCGGCGTACATGTTGCTCAGTGGGAAAGAGAAAAACAGAATAGAAATAGAGACGCCGGCAGGGGTGATGTTTGATGCTGAGATTGTGGATGTTGTGCGAGGCGTGAGTCAGGTGAGTTGTGCTGTCATAAAGGATGGGGGAGATGACCCAGATGTGACAACAGGTGCTCATGTGGTTGCTGTCGTTTCAGTGGCAAGTCAGTCAAGTGAGGCTCTTGCGGCGGAGCCTGCGGTAGAAATCGATGGAGGCTTTGGAGTTGGACGAGTTACATTGCCTGGGCTGGATCAGCCTGTGGGTAATGCTGCGATAAACAGTGTTCCAAGGTTTATGATTGAAAAGGAAGTGCTGGAGGTCTGCAGACTTTTGGACTTCAACGGAGTCTTAAAGGTAGAAATATCTGTTCCAGAGGGAGAAGAGCTGGCAGGTCACACCTTCAATCCCAGACTTGGAATCACAGGTGGTATTTCCATTCTTGGAACCACAGGGATTGTGGAGCCAATGAGCGCCAAGGCATTGATTGATACGATTTATGTGGAACTGAAGCAGAAGAAGGAGCTTGGTTATACCATAGCCATTGTTACTCCTGGAAACTATGGACTCAAGTTCATGAAGGAGACCTACGACTATGATTTGGATAAGAGTGTAAAGTGCTCCAATTTCATAGGAGAAACTGTTGATATGGCATGTCTCCTTGGCTTTGAAAAGCTTCTCATCACAGGTCATGTGGGAAAGCTTATCAAGGTTGCTGGCGGTATTATGAATACCCATAGCCATGAGGCAGACAGCCGAATGGAAATACTTGCAGCCTGTGCCTTAAAGGCTGGGGCAGATGCTAAGCTAGCCTTAAAGATTTTGGACTGCCTGAATACAGAAGAAGCTATGAAGCTTGTTGAAGAAGCAGGTTTGCTTGAGTCTACAATGAAAATTGCCCTGGAAAAGATATTGTTTTATTTGGACTTTAGAGCTCAGGGCAGAATAAAGGTTGAATGTGTACTGTATTCCAATGAGTTTGGAATATTGGCTGAATCGGAAGGAGTAAAGGAATGTCTAAAGTGA
- a CDS encoding precorrin-8X methylmutase, translating to MKNIEYVLPSEIEKRSFEIIGQELKTLGITLDPIQEPVTKRVIHTSADFEYANTMCYSENAIEIAHNLIKGGADIVTDTNMAKAGINKTKLASFGGEVHCFMADDDVAAEAKQRQVTRATVSMERAAKLGKPVIFAIGNAPTALISLYELMEAGSFTPEFVIGVPVGFVNVVPAKELFLESNVPYIINKGRKGGSNIAAAIVNALLYTL from the coding sequence ATGAAAAACATAGAATATGTATTACCAAGTGAAATAGAAAAGCGAAGCTTTGAAATTATTGGCCAGGAGCTTAAGACCCTTGGCATCACTCTTGATCCAATCCAGGAGCCAGTGACAAAGCGGGTTATTCACACAAGTGCAGACTTCGAATACGCAAATACCATGTGTTATTCAGAAAATGCAATAGAGATTGCCCATAATCTAATAAAGGGCGGTGCTGATATTGTCACCGACACCAATATGGCAAAGGCTGGAATCAATAAGACAAAGCTTGCGTCCTTCGGAGGTGAGGTTCACTGCTTTATGGCAGATGATGATGTGGCTGCAGAGGCAAAGCAGCGTCAGGTTACAAGAGCAACTGTCTCAATGGAGAGGGCAGCAAAGCTTGGCAAGCCTGTTATCTTTGCAATAGGAAATGCGCCGACTGCGCTTATTTCACTTTATGAGCTTATGGAGGCAGGCTCCTTTACGCCGGAATTTGTCATCGGAGTTCCTGTTGGATTTGTAAATGTAGTTCCCGCCAAGGAGCTGTTTTTGGAGTCAAATGTGCCTTACATTATCAATAAAGGCAGAAAAGGTGGCAGTAATATTGCGGCTGCCATAGTCAATGCACTTCTGTATACACTGTGA
- a CDS encoding cobyric acid synthase, with amino-acid sequence MSKVIMIQGTMSNVGKSLLVGGLCRIFKQDGYKVAPFKSQNMALNSFVTVDGLELGRAQAMQAECAGVMPSVYMNPILLKPTNDVGSQVIVNGEVVGNMSAVDYFAYKKKLIPDILEAYHKLEEWADIIVIEGAGSPAEINLKADDIVNMGMAKLVDAPVLLVGDIDRGGVFAQLLGTLELLEEDERARVKGLIINKFRGDKSLLDSGIEMIEDMGGVPVIGTVPYVQLMIDDEDSLSERLSNVHGDAAGESVNTVEIAVVRLPRISNFTDIAPFESLAGVKVNFTSNPRELEKADLVIIPGSKNTIGDLRWMRESGMEAAVKKFAVNKPVVGICGGFQMMGNLVSDPEAVEEGGSIRGLSLLPLNTILSGEKYRSQTEDCFDDLTGIFSSLAGEEFVGYEIHNGVSNIEGDAPELDIVERDDEGNIILVQDKNILGTYVHGIFDNEDLAYRLVAAVAEQKGVELSIESAVDYQSFKDREYDRLAQVLRENLDMDYIYRLIK; translated from the coding sequence ATGTCAAAAGTAATAATGATCCAAGGCACGATGTCCAATGTGGGCAAGTCCCTTTTAGTGGGAGGGCTGTGCCGAATTTTCAAACAGGATGGCTACAAGGTAGCACCTTTTAAATCGCAGAATATGGCATTGAATTCCTTTGTTACAGTTGATGGTCTTGAGCTTGGAAGAGCTCAGGCTATGCAGGCGGAGTGCGCAGGAGTGATGCCATCGGTATATATGAATCCGATTCTTTTAAAGCCTACAAATGATGTTGGCTCCCAGGTCATTGTAAATGGTGAAGTGGTGGGGAATATGTCTGCGGTAGACTATTTTGCTTACAAGAAAAAGCTTATTCCAGATATTTTGGAGGCATATCACAAGCTTGAAGAGTGGGCTGACATCATCGTGATTGAGGGAGCGGGCTCCCCTGCGGAAATTAATCTTAAAGCAGACGATATTGTAAATATGGGAATGGCAAAGCTTGTGGATGCACCGGTTTTATTAGTCGGTGATATAGATCGAGGTGGAGTCTTTGCACAGCTTTTAGGTACTCTTGAGCTTTTGGAAGAAGATGAAAGAGCAAGAGTGAAGGGACTTATTATCAATAAGTTCAGAGGGGATAAGTCTCTTTTAGATTCAGGAATAGAGATGATAGAGGACATGGGAGGAGTGCCTGTTATTGGTACAGTTCCTTATGTTCAATTGATGATAGATGATGAGGATAGTCTGAGTGAAAGATTATCAAATGTTCACGGTGATGCCGCAGGTGAATCCGTAAATACGGTAGAGATTGCGGTAGTCAGATTGCCCCGAATTTCTAATTTTACAGATATTGCACCATTTGAAAGTCTTGCTGGCGTGAAGGTGAATTTTACTTCTAACCCAAGAGAATTAGAGAAAGCTGATTTGGTCATTATTCCTGGAAGTAAGAATACCATTGGTGATCTTCGCTGGATGCGAGAGTCAGGAATGGAAGCTGCTGTGAAAAAGTTTGCGGTGAATAAACCAGTGGTTGGAATCTGCGGCGGCTTCCAGATGATGGGAAACCTAGTATCAGACCCTGAAGCGGTGGAAGAAGGAGGCTCTATCAGAGGCCTTTCACTTTTGCCATTGAATACTATTCTTAGTGGCGAAAAATATCGCAGCCAGACTGAGGATTGCTTCGATGATTTGACTGGTATTTTCTCTAGCCTTGCAGGAGAAGAGTTTGTGGGTTATGAAATCCACAATGGAGTGTCAAATATTGAAGGAGATGCTCCGGAGCTTGATATTGTTGAGCGTGATGACGAGGGAAATATTATTCTTGTGCAAGACAAAAACATACTTGGCACCTATGTCCATGGGATTTTTGATAATGAGGATTTGGCTTATCGCCTTGTAGCTGCTGTTGCAGAGCAAAAGGGTGTGGAGCTTTCCATTGAATCAGCTGTAGATTATCAGTCCTTCAAGGATAGGGAATATGACAGGCTGGCTCAGGTGCTGAGAGAAAATTTGGACATGGATTATATATATAGGTTAATAAAATGA
- a CDS encoding ABC transporter ATP-binding protein — MNRQSISLDNLTVGYNVPVISDISLAVNSGEVTAIIGPNGAGKSTVLKTITRQLKKLSGKVYIGDEDEMTLSEEDLSKKLSMVMTERIHPELMTCFEMVSTGRYPYTGRLGILSDDDIKKVNAAIELVGATDVADLDFMKISDGQRQRVMLARAICQEPEIMILDEPTSFLDVQFKIDILSVIKRLAVEKNIAVLMSIHELEFVPAVADKVIAVEGGEVAYVGTPSEILTGERIEKLYHMPGGSGIIFTTGLLDYANSLKKLIKASP; from the coding sequence ATGAATAGACAAAGTATATCATTAGATAATCTAACAGTCGGCTACAACGTTCCCGTCATTTCCGACATCTCCCTTGCCGTCAATTCTGGCGAAGTGACAGCAATTATCGGTCCAAATGGTGCGGGTAAATCCACTGTGTTAAAGACAATCACAAGACAATTGAAGAAGTTGTCTGGTAAGGTTTACATCGGTGATGAGGATGAGATGACCCTTTCCGAGGAGGACCTTTCGAAAAAGCTTTCCATGGTAATGACTGAGCGCATCCATCCAGAGCTGATGACCTGCTTTGAGATGGTTTCAACAGGTAGATATCCTTATACAGGACGGCTTGGCATATTGTCTGATGATGACATTAAAAAGGTGAACGCGGCAATTGAACTAGTTGGAGCGACAGATGTTGCTGACCTTGATTTTATGAAAATCAGTGATGGACAACGACAGCGAGTAATGCTTGCCAGGGCAATCTGTCAGGAGCCAGAGATAATGATATTAGACGAGCCTACATCCTTTTTAGATGTGCAGTTCAAGATAGATATTCTTTCGGTTATAAAGAGGCTTGCGGTGGAGAAAAACATCGCGGTTCTTATGTCAATTCATGAGCTTGAATTCGTTCCAGCTGTGGCGGATAAGGTTATAGCAGTTGAGGGTGGTGAGGTTGCCTACGTGGGCACACCATCAGAGATTCTTACTGGTGAAAGGATAGAGAAGCTTTATCACATGCCAGGGGGCAGCGGAATAATATTCACTACAGGCTTGTTAGATTATGCAAATAGTTTAAAGAAACTGATAAAGGCTTCCCCTTGA
- a CDS encoding FecCD family ABC transporter permease: MAVLLIVVFFISLGLGSAHISVREIWQSLLAPNDIYLGKIIFSIRLPRILSAIILGGALAVSGFLLQIFFGNPIAGPYVLGISSGAKLFVAIAMVLLLGQGRLISAFGMVICAFAGSLLSMGLVMLLANKVRNMSLLVVCGVMIGYICSAITEFIIAFADDSNIVNLHNWSLGSFSGTNWDNVAISLIIVLVTIVFSFLMSKPIGAYQLGEAYARNMGVNIRQLRIILILLSSILSATVTAFAGPISFVGIAVPHIMRMIMKTAKPIIMIPACFFGGAIITLVCDCIARTAFAPTELSISAVTAVLLAPVVIVLLVKKKAS, from the coding sequence ATGGCAGTTTTACTTATAGTGGTTTTCTTTATCAGTCTTGGGCTGGGGAGCGCCCATATTTCCGTCAGGGAGATATGGCAGTCTCTCCTTGCGCCTAATGATATTTATCTGGGCAAAATTATCTTTTCAATACGACTTCCAAGGATTCTTTCGGCGATTATTCTTGGAGGAGCATTAGCCGTGTCCGGCTTCTTACTTCAAATCTTTTTTGGTAATCCAATTGCGGGTCCTTATGTACTTGGAATTTCATCGGGAGCAAAGCTTTTTGTTGCCATTGCAATGGTGCTGCTTTTAGGTCAGGGTAGATTAATCAGCGCTTTTGGAATGGTAATATGTGCCTTCGCAGGCTCACTTTTATCTATGGGATTGGTCATGCTTCTTGCAAACAAGGTGCGGAACATGTCTCTGCTGGTAGTTTGCGGTGTCATGATTGGGTACATCTGCTCCGCAATTACGGAATTCATTATCGCATTTGCGGATGACTCAAATATCGTAAATCTTCACAACTGGTCCTTGGGAAGCTTCTCTGGAACTAACTGGGATAATGTGGCTATTTCATTGATAATTGTGTTAGTCACCATCGTTTTTAGTTTTTTGATGTCAAAGCCGATAGGGGCCTATCAGCTTGGCGAAGCATATGCCAGAAACATGGGCGTGAATATCAGACAGCTTAGGATTATTTTGATTTTACTTTCCAGTATTTTATCCGCAACGGTTACAGCCTTTGCAGGTCCGATTTCTTTTGTAGGAATTGCAGTTCCACATATTATGAGAATGATTATGAAAACAGCAAAGCCAATCATTATGATTCCTGCTTGCTTCTTTGGTGGTGCCATCATTACTCTTGTCTGTGATTGTATTGCAAGAACAGCCTTCGCTCCGACGGAGCTTAGCATTAGTGCGGTAACTGCAGTGCTTTTGGCTCCGGTTGTGATAGTTCTATTAGTAAAAAAGAAGGCTTCCTAG